From the genome of Thermoflexus hugenholtzii, one region includes:
- a CDS encoding L-threonylcarbamoyladenylate synthase yields MTRVISIDPERPDPGTIARAAEILREGGLVAFPTETVYGLGADGLNPKALERLFAAKGRPPTDPVILHIADLEMLPRLAREIPPPVWTLAQRFWPGPLTLVLPKQPAVPDLATAGLPTVAVRMPAHPVALALIRAAGTPIAAPSANRFGHVSPTTARHVLEDLESRIDLILDAGPTAIGVESTVLDLTRPVPTILRPGGLPREALEAVLGPVAVFDRAVAGPAPSPGMLPKHYAPRTELVVLLGPKERLRPHLREIARHYVQQGHRVGLLIAEEDRAAVADLPVEVAILGSEADLASIARRLYPALRELDQRGLDLILAREFGAEGLGLAIRDRLIRAAGGRVIRIEEPS; encoded by the coding sequence ATGACGCGGGTGATCTCGATCGACCCCGAGCGCCCGGATCCGGGGACCATCGCCCGGGCGGCGGAGATCCTGCGGGAGGGCGGCCTGGTGGCCTTCCCCACGGAAACCGTATACGGGTTGGGGGCCGACGGCCTCAACCCCAAGGCCCTGGAGCGCCTGTTCGCCGCGAAGGGTCGGCCGCCCACCGACCCCGTGATCCTCCACATCGCGGACCTGGAGATGCTACCCCGGCTGGCCCGGGAGATCCCTCCCCCTGTCTGGACCCTGGCGCAGCGCTTCTGGCCGGGCCCCCTGACCCTGGTGCTGCCCAAGCAACCTGCGGTCCCCGATCTCGCCACCGCCGGCCTGCCGACGGTAGCGGTGCGGATGCCCGCCCATCCGGTGGCCCTGGCCCTGATCCGAGCGGCAGGGACGCCCATCGCGGCCCCCAGCGCCAACCGGTTCGGCCACGTCAGCCCAACCACCGCCCGGCACGTCCTGGAGGACCTGGAGAGCCGCATCGATCTCATCCTGGACGCAGGCCCCACGGCCATCGGGGTGGAGTCCACGGTGCTGGACCTCACCCGGCCGGTGCCCACCATTCTCCGACCAGGGGGCTTGCCCCGCGAGGCCCTGGAGGCCGTTCTCGGGCCGGTGGCTGTGTTCGACCGCGCGGTGGCGGGTCCCGCGCCTTCCCCCGGGATGCTGCCCAAACATTATGCGCCCCGCACGGAGCTGGTGGTCCTGCTGGGGCCGAAAGAGAGGCTGCGCCCGCACCTGCGGGAGATCGCTCGCCACTACGTCCAGCAGGGACACCGGGTGGGGCTGTTGATTGCGGAGGAGGACCGCGCGGCTGTGGCCGACCTGCCCGTTGAGGTCGCGATCCTGGGCTCGGAAGCGGACCTGGCGAGCATCGCCCGCCGGCTGTATCCGGCGCTCCGGGAGCTGGACCAGCGGGGGCTGGATCTGATCCTCGCCCGGGAGTTCGGGGCCGAGGGGCTGGGGCTGGCCATTCGGGATCGCCTCATCCGCGCCGCCGGCGGCCGGGTCATCCGGATCGAAGAACCATCGTAG
- a CDS encoding DUF72 domain-containing protein codes for MGIIHIGCCGFPKARSVYFRMFRAVEVQQTFYDPPQPKTLRRWREEAGPDFVFTIKAWQLVTHPASSPTYRRLRHPLAPEERPQAGAFQDTPVVQRGWAATVEAAKALSAAVVLLQCPASFTPTPAHLRNLEAFLERVREVPFRLAWEPRGDWPEAVIRRICERYRLIHAVDPLASAPVTGDVAYFRLHGRTGYAYRYTDADLEELWARCQGFREAFVFFNNVSMWEDARRFQEMVRLRPPSPDGATI; via the coding sequence ATGGGGATCATCCACATCGGATGCTGCGGGTTCCCCAAAGCGCGATCGGTTTACTTCCGGATGTTCCGGGCTGTCGAGGTCCAGCAGACGTTCTACGATCCGCCCCAGCCGAAGACGCTGCGGCGATGGCGCGAGGAGGCGGGGCCGGATTTTGTTTTCACCATTAAGGCGTGGCAGCTCGTCACCCACCCGGCGAGCAGCCCGACTTACCGCCGGTTGCGGCACCCCCTGGCCCCTGAGGAACGCCCTCAGGCCGGCGCCTTTCAGGACACGCCGGTGGTGCAGCGGGGATGGGCTGCCACGGTGGAGGCGGCGAAGGCCCTAAGCGCGGCGGTCGTGCTGCTGCAGTGCCCGGCCTCCTTCACCCCGACCCCTGCCCACCTCCGCAACCTGGAAGCCTTCCTCGAACGCGTCCGGGAGGTCCCCTTCCGGCTGGCCTGGGAGCCCCGGGGCGACTGGCCGGAGGCGGTGATCCGTCGCATCTGCGAGCGCTACCGGCTGATCCATGCCGTAGATCCTCTGGCGAGCGCCCCGGTCACCGGCGACGTCGCCTACTTCCGCCTCCACGGCCGGACCGGATACGCTTATCGTTACACCGACGCGGACCTGGAGGAGCTCTGGGCCCGCTGTCAGGGGTTCCGGGAGGCCTTCGTGTTCTTCAACAACGTGTCCATGTGGGAGGATGCCCGGCGGTTCCAGGAGATGGTCCGGCTCCGGCCGCCCTCTCCGGATGGGGCTACAATTTAA
- a CDS encoding Vms1/Ankzf1 family peptidyl-tRNA hydrolase yields the protein MFTERDLRELAALESPDVPVLSLYLNVDPRHQTKDHYRLNLRHLLERVEDQVSRADVEAVQRFVEREYDGSGRGLAVFSAQARGLWRVFTLAVPTPNLAFVGRKPYVFPLAKLWDAYGRFLIALVDKTHIRLLFYQMGELRETLELRGEPIKRHKQGGWGAEKLQRHEDEVAYRNLKEAAELTVGFCERHQPRYLLLGGADPTVVEFRELLPSPWRDRIAGTIPGDRMADEEELREAALRVLQQVEREREFALVETAITAASKGANGVINLEDTLRAAAEGRVQVLLVADGFHAPAYRCAGCGFLTTIPRASCPFCGAAFETLPDAVDWLIATVLENGGQVEIVEGHPRLRELGTAALLRY from the coding sequence ATGTTTACCGAGCGGGATCTGCGGGAGCTGGCTGCGCTGGAAAGCCCGGATGTCCCCGTCCTGAGCCTCTACCTGAATGTAGATCCCCGCCATCAGACCAAGGATCATTACCGGTTGAACCTGCGGCATCTGCTGGAGCGCGTGGAGGACCAGGTTTCCCGGGCCGATGTGGAGGCGGTTCAGCGTTTCGTCGAACGGGAATACGATGGCTCGGGGCGGGGCCTGGCCGTGTTCTCCGCCCAGGCTCGCGGCCTGTGGCGGGTCTTCACCCTTGCCGTTCCCACCCCCAACCTGGCCTTCGTAGGGCGCAAGCCCTATGTCTTTCCATTGGCCAAGCTCTGGGACGCTTACGGCCGCTTCCTGATCGCGCTGGTGGACAAGACCCATATCCGCCTGCTGTTCTACCAGATGGGGGAGCTCCGGGAGACCCTGGAGCTGCGCGGGGAGCCCATCAAGCGCCACAAGCAGGGGGGCTGGGGAGCGGAGAAGCTCCAGCGACACGAAGACGAGGTGGCCTATCGCAACCTGAAAGAGGCGGCCGAGCTGACGGTGGGCTTCTGTGAACGCCACCAGCCCCGCTACCTGCTCCTCGGCGGGGCGGACCCGACCGTCGTGGAGTTCCGGGAGCTCCTGCCCTCCCCCTGGCGGGATCGCATCGCCGGGACGATCCCGGGGGACCGAATGGCGGATGAGGAGGAGCTCCGGGAGGCGGCCCTGCGCGTCCTCCAGCAGGTCGAACGGGAGCGGGAGTTCGCCCTGGTGGAGACGGCCATCACCGCGGCGTCCAAAGGGGCCAACGGGGTGATCAACCTGGAGGACACCCTGCGGGCGGCTGCCGAGGGCCGGGTGCAGGTATTGCTGGTGGCCGACGGCTTCCACGCTCCGGCTTACCGGTGCGCCGGCTGCGGCTTCCTCACCACGATCCCGCGCGCATCCTGCCCCTTCTGCGGCGCGGCCTTCGAAACGCTGCCGGACGCCGTGGACTGGCTGATCGCCACGGTGCTGGAGAACGGCGGCCAGGTGGAGATCGTCGAGGGCCATCCCCGCCTGCGGGAGCTCGGCACGGCCGCCCTGCTGCGCTACTGA
- a CDS encoding type II toxin-antitoxin system Phd/YefM family antitoxin, with translation MALKISIAEARKDFSALLKRAREEPVIITRRGEPAAVILPFDEYARLQRLKAYSTMVRLSQEMKGIDIRATELDEASRRELEERTR, from the coding sequence ATGGCTCTGAAGATTTCCATCGCTGAAGCCAGGAAAGATTTCTCTGCGCTGCTCAAGCGCGCCCGGGAGGAACCGGTGATCATAACCCGGCGGGGCGAGCCGGCGGCGGTGATCTTGCCCTTCGATGAATACGCGCGCTTGCAGCGACTGAAGGCCTATTCCACCATGGTGCGTCTCTCCCAGGAGATGAAGGGGATCGACATCCGCGCCACCGAGTTAGACGAAGCCTCCCGGAGGGAGCTGGAGGAACGGACGAGGTGA
- a CDS encoding ABC transporter permease: MVTDRIAAFPRRGGARPQVFLRSGIWLYVWSLPLALFLISPFPILIFYLLRIPLWEETGSALVRQAFQLTLQTSLATVLAALVLGTPLAYLLARQRFPGKTLVEGLVELPIVVPPIAAGVLLLLVFGRQGALGPLLERMGISLPFTPAGVVTAQLFISVPFYIRGARLGFMMVPKELEEAAAVDGASSIRIWQHVRLPLAFPGMFSGLILCWARAVGEFGATYLFAGNMPGRTQTMPLAILSAMESDLGAALLLTGILTALAFATLLSAWLLVGGRGESSLAL, encoded by the coding sequence ATGGTTACGGATCGCATCGCCGCGTTTCCTCGCCGGGGCGGAGCGAGGCCGCAGGTCTTCCTGCGCTCCGGGATCTGGTTGTATGTGTGGAGCCTTCCCCTGGCCCTGTTCCTGATCAGCCCCTTCCCCATCCTGATCTTCTATCTCCTGAGGATCCCTCTCTGGGAGGAAACGGGCTCCGCCCTGGTCCGTCAGGCGTTCCAGCTCACGCTGCAGACCAGCCTGGCGACCGTGCTGGCCGCCCTGGTGCTGGGAACCCCGCTGGCGTATCTGCTGGCCCGGCAACGGTTCCCGGGCAAGACGCTGGTAGAAGGGCTGGTGGAGCTGCCCATCGTCGTCCCGCCGATCGCCGCGGGGGTTTTGCTGCTGCTGGTTTTCGGGCGGCAAGGGGCGCTGGGCCCGCTTCTGGAGCGGATGGGGATCTCGTTGCCTTTCACCCCCGCCGGGGTTGTGACGGCCCAGCTGTTCATCTCCGTGCCCTTCTACATCCGGGGAGCGCGCCTGGGGTTCATGATGGTGCCGAAGGAGCTGGAAGAGGCCGCCGCCGTGGATGGAGCGTCTTCGATCCGCATCTGGCAGCACGTGAGGTTGCCCCTGGCCTTCCCGGGCATGTTCTCCGGCCTGATCCTCTGCTGGGCGCGGGCGGTCGGGGAGTTCGGCGCCACGTATCTGTTTGCCGGGAACATGCCCGGGCGCACCCAGACCATGCCGCTCGCCATCCTGTCGGCCATGGAGAGCGACCTGGGAGCCGCGCTCCTGCTGACAGGGATCCTGACGGCGCTCGCCTTCGCCACCCTCCTCAGCGCCTGGCTGCTCGTGGGAGGCCGGGGGGAATCTTCGCTGGCCCTTTAG
- the modA gene encoding molybdate ABC transporter substrate-binding protein produces MRRIRIFLLSAAILAACAGKGSPPDPTASAPAREGEVIVFAAASLTEPFRELAVLFEQEHPGAKVIFNFGASSILRTQILQGAPADLFASADEKNMEEVARAGRVAEGPWIFATNRLVIVVPASNPGGVAALADLTRPGLRLALPGPEAPIGAYAREVLARAARDPAYGPDFAERVLRNVASSEPNVKAALARVALGEADAAFVYRTDVTPAYREKVRVVEIPNSLNVIARYPIALLKEAPHPVAARAFVDLLRSPRGQAVMQRWGFGAP; encoded by the coding sequence ATGCGTCGCATCCGCATCTTCCTGCTCAGCGCGGCGATCCTGGCCGCCTGCGCCGGGAAAGGTTCTCCCCCGGATCCGACCGCGAGCGCTCCCGCGCGGGAAGGGGAGGTGATCGTGTTCGCGGCCGCCTCTCTCACCGAGCCCTTTCGGGAGCTCGCCGTGCTCTTTGAGCAGGAGCATCCCGGGGCGAAGGTCATCTTCAACTTCGGCGCTTCCTCCATCTTGCGAACCCAGATCCTGCAGGGAGCGCCAGCAGATCTCTTCGCCTCCGCGGATGAGAAAAACATGGAGGAGGTGGCGCGGGCCGGCCGGGTGGCGGAGGGTCCGTGGATCTTCGCCACCAACCGATTGGTGATCGTGGTGCCGGCCTCCAACCCCGGCGGCGTCGCCGCCCTGGCGGACCTGACCCGGCCCGGCCTGCGCCTGGCTTTGCCCGGACCGGAGGCGCCCATCGGGGCTTACGCCCGGGAGGTGCTGGCCCGCGCCGCCCGGGATCCGGCTTACGGGCCGGATTTCGCGGAGCGGGTGCTGCGGAACGTGGCCTCCTCAGAGCCCAACGTCAAGGCCGCCCTGGCCCGGGTGGCCCTGGGGGAGGCGGACGCCGCCTTCGTCTACCGCACAGACGTGACGCCGGCCTATCGGGAGAAGGTGCGGGTGGTGGAGATCCCGAATTCCCTGAACGTGATCGCCCGCTATCCGATCGCCCTTTTGAAGGAGGCGCCGCATCCCGTCGCGGCGCGCGCCTTTGTGGATCTGTTGCGTTCCCCCCGGGGCCAGGCGGTCATGCAGCGCTGGGGGTTTGGCGCGCCATAG